TTAGCCTAAACGATTCCATGTAGATAAAAGCCGGGAGCCATTCTCCCGGCTTTTTTTATCAGGGAGCTTTGCACCCTGACCCACAATCTTTGAGCCCGGTGAATTAATAAATTCAGTAACATTCCCCAGGGCACGCTTTCCGCAATTCAGTTCCCCCATTCCGAAATCCGCATTCCGAAATCCGAAATTTTTATCTGTCCCCTATTCTTTCAATACCAAAAATAACGGCATTATCAGTATCGGGACATTGCAATTCCCTTTTCCTGTTAATCCAGTCATGCTCCGGTGTTTCCCGGCAATAGGCGGTCAGATAGGGAAGAAGGGCAGGCAAGGCATACATGCAGAGCCCATTCGGTTCCCCGGCCTCGATCATCAGGCCGCCCCTGACAAAAAAATAATCCCCCTTCTTATACCCCGCGGCGCAGGATCCTTTGACCGATTTAACGGTGCACTTGACGTCAAACATGGCCCTATCCTCCTCTTTCCTTAGACGGTCGAATGCTTTTTAACTAACCTCTCATACCCGGTGAGGCACCACAAATCATGAAAATAAGTCTTCAAGAGGCTATCGGCAAGAGGCTATGGGCAATAGGCAAAAGGCAAGGTACAGGGTTCAAGGCTTTCCCCTTGCACCTTGAAACTTGCATCTTGCAACTCTATTCTTTGACTGACCCATCGATCCCCGACCCCCGACCCCCGACCCCTGAATGCTATTTTCGTGTTAAGCGCTCATGCCCGGGTCGGGCACTACGAAGAATGAAAATGTCTTTCGCCGACCCCCGATCCCTGATCCCCGATCCCTGAACGTTATTTTCGTACTAAATACTTAAGACCCTTTTCAGATCAATCCCATATTTTTTCATCCGATTCCAGACCGTGACCCGGTTAATCCCCAAAACACGGGCCGTTTGGGATTGATTGCCCTTGCATTGCTGCAAGGCTTTGATTAGGGCCGTTTTTTCCCCCGGTTCATCGGAATTTGGTTCAGAGATCATAAATTCATCAACCTCCAGAAAACTGTTGGCTTGCAGCGGAGGCCGGATTGACTCGGGAATGGGCGGCTTCGGTTCGACAATGTTGGAAGGCAATTGGTCCCGATCGATTAAGCCCTTCTCGGCGATAACAAAGGCATATTCCAGAGCACTTTTTAGTTCCCGGACATTTCCGGGCCAACGATAATTCATAAAACAATCCATGGCGGCCGATGACAGACCGTTAATTTTTTTCCCGGTTCTCAACCGCAGCCGACGGACAAAGGTATTGACCAGCAGGGGGATATCCTCAGACCGTTCCCGTAAGGGGGGGAGATGGATAGGAAAAACGTTGATGCGGAAAAAAAGGTCATCGCGGAATTTTTTTTGGGCGATTAATTCCTCCAGGTTTTTATTAGTAGCTGTAATGATGCGGACATCCACCGAAATGGGATGGTGATCCCCGACATGCTCAAATTGCTTGGTCTCCAGAACCCGGAGCAATTTGACCTGGACGGACAAAGGAACATCTCCGATTTCATCCAGGAAAATATCCCCCCGGTTGGCTGCTTCAAAGCGACCCTGTCGATGGCGGTAGGCTCCCGTAAAGGCGCCTTTTATGTGACCGAATAGTTCACTTTCCAGCAAGGCTTCGTTTAAAGCAGCGCAATTGAACTGGACGAAGGGTTCATTTTTTCTTCTGCCCAATTGATGGATGGCCCGGGCCACCAGTTCCTTTCCGGTGCCGCTTTCCCCATAGATGATGACCGGAGCCTCGCTGTTGGCGGCCTTTTGAACCACATCGAAGAGTTTTTGCATAGGGTTTGACTTGCCCAGCATACCGTGAAATCCGACGTCCTCCTCCAATTGCCGGGAGAGGAGTCCTACTTTCTGGTCCAGTCGTTCCAGTTCCGAAAGATCCGTCAGGATTTCCACAGCACCCAGCGCCACCCCCTTTTCGTCCTTTAAGACGGCGGCGTTTTTCAGGGCCGGCACGTAAGAACCGTCCTTAATCATCAGATGACAACGGCATTTTAATACCTGGCCCTCCACGAATAACCGGCACCAGGCCTTTCCCGATCCCTTTAAGTTCATTTCACAGGCATCACAGTTCAATATCGTGCAGGGCCTTCCAATAACTTCTTTGGAGGTATATCCGGTGAGGCGTTCAAAGGCTTCATTGACCATGATAATGGTCCCATCCGGGCCGACCAGCATGAAGCCTTCACTCATGGTATTGACGATCTTTTTCCAGTAGCGATTGATTTCCTGTTCGTTCATTTCTGTTGTCCTTGTTTAATCACCTGTTTAATAATTTAAACAGTTGTTTAGATACCATCAATGGCTTTCCAATGCAAGAAGAAAAAGATTATTTTATTTTTAGTTTACATTTCAGTTTGTTATAGATATGGGACCTTTTTTTTGGACTTAGGCATAAAGGTTGCAAATAAAGGGCGAGTAATAAAAATTACCTCTCTAATTAATCGAGGCGGTCCAAATGCTTTCAACAGCGCAACTCGACCTTTCCGGGATTTCCTGGCCGGTCTGTCTGCTCAAGTTTAAACAGAACCTGCTGGCCTTAAAGGCAGGCGAGAGGCTGGAGGTTTTGGGACAGGATCCCGATGTGGCCGATCATATTGTCTTGATCGTGGATCGGTCCGAAGACAGGGTCATCGACCGTCAAATAGATGGGGAACGATTTAAGTTATGCATCCAAAAAGGATAGGGCTTGCCCTGAGAATTGGCTATGGAGATAAACAGAAGGCTCTTTTTTAAAATTTCGGGATCATTGGCGGCCGCTTCCTTAGTCGGCAGGGACCATTCCGCTCAGGCCGCCAAGACCCCTTCCCCTTCCGCAGAGGCTTATGGCTGCCTGGTGGATACGACCCTGTGTATCGGGTGCCGTATGTGTGAACAGGCCTGTAACGAACGGCAGCGGCTTTCCAAGCCCCGGGAATCCTTTGAAGAACCGGCGGTCCTGGAAAGAATGCGGCGGATGGATGAAACCTCTTATACCGTGATAAACCGCTATGGCCGGAAAGAGACCAATCCTTCGGCCTTGAAAAACCCGCAGACCTTTGTCAAATTTCAGTGCATGCATTGCCAGGACCCGGCCTGTGTTTCGGCCTGCATCGTGGGGGCCCTCACTAAGGAGTCCTCCGGACCGGTGACCTATAATGTCGGAAAATGCATCGGCTGCCGATACTGTATGATCGCCTGTCCATTCCAGGTTCCGGCCTATGAATATCACAATCCCTTGACCCCTGAAGTACGGAAATGTACCTTCTGCTTCAAAGATATCAAAGAGGGGAGATTGCCGGCCTGCGTTCAGATTTGCCCCCGGGAGGTGATCACCTTCGGGAAAAGATCGGAACTGCTCCATCTGGCCGGCTGGAAGATCAGAACCCACCCCGGCCGGTATCAGGAACGGATCTACGGGGAAAAGGAAGTCGGTGGGACTTCCTGGCTCTATCTGGCCTCCGCGCCTTTTGAGTCCATCGGTTTCCCCAGGCTGGGCACCGAGGCCCCGCCCAGGCTGACCGAGGCCATTCAACATGGTCTGTTTCAGTCTTTTGCCGCACCCCTGGTCCTGTTTGCCGCTTTAGGCGGGGTAATGGGATTGACCGGATATCTGAATAACAGAAAAGAGAGATCGAAAGCCGCCAAACCGCCGGAGAAAGGAGACAGGCCGTGAGCCATGTGATTGCCTCAGCACCGGTTACCGGAAAGAAGTTTTTGACTCCCGGCGTGATGGGTTTGCTGTCCTTGATGGCCCTGGGATTTTTCTTTTTCGCCGCCCGCTTTCTTTTCGGCATCGGCCAGGTGGCCAATCTGAACAATCAATTCCCCTGGGGTATCTGGATCGGGATCGACGTGGCTTCCGGGGTGGCCCTGGCCGCCGGGGGGTTTACCACCGGGGCCATGGCCTATGTTTTCAACCGCCGCCAGTACCAGGCCGTTATCCGTCCGGCCCTGCTGACAGCCATGCTGGGCTACACCTTTGTGGTCCTGGGACTTATGGTGGATATCGGCCGGTATTGGAATATCACCAGCCCCATGTTCAATTGGAACGGAAACTCCGTTCTGTTTGAAGTGGCCATCTGTGTCATGATCTATTTAAACGTCCTGTATATTGAATTTATTCCCATTGTGATCGAGCGTTTTAAGGGCCGTGTCCATCTCCCCGGTTCTCTGGCCGGTCTGAACAAGGTCCTGGAAAGGCTTCTGGCCCTGGCCGACACTTTGCTGGGCAAG
The Deltaproteobacteria bacterium genome window above contains:
- a CDS encoding 4Fe-4S dicluster domain-containing protein — protein: MEINRRLFFKISGSLAAASLVGRDHSAQAAKTPSPSAEAYGCLVDTTLCIGCRMCEQACNERQRLSKPRESFEEPAVLERMRRMDETSYTVINRYGRKETNPSALKNPQTFVKFQCMHCQDPACVSACIVGALTKESSGPVTYNVGKCIGCRYCMIACPFQVPAYEYHNPLTPEVRKCTFCFKDIKEGRLPACVQICPREVITFGKRSELLHLAGWKIRTHPGRYQERIYGEKEVGGTSWLYLASAPFESIGFPRLGTEAPPRLTEAIQHGLFQSFAAPLVLFAALGGVMGLTGYLNNRKERSKAAKPPEKGDRP
- a CDS encoding sulfurtransferase TusA family protein; the protein is MLSTAQLDLSGISWPVCLLKFKQNLLALKAGERLEVLGQDPDVADHIVLIVDRSEDRVIDRQIDGERFKLCIQKG
- a CDS encoding TIGR04076 family protein, with protein sequence MFDVKCTVKSVKGSCAAGYKKGDYFFVRGGLMIEAGEPNGLCMYALPALLPYLTAYCRETPEHDWINRKRELQCPDTDNAVIFGIERIGDR
- a CDS encoding sigma 54-interacting transcriptional regulator, giving the protein MNEQEINRYWKKIVNTMSEGFMLVGPDGTIIMVNEAFERLTGYTSKEVIGRPCTILNCDACEMNLKGSGKAWCRLFVEGQVLKCRCHLMIKDGSYVPALKNAAVLKDEKGVALGAVEILTDLSELERLDQKVGLLSRQLEEDVGFHGMLGKSNPMQKLFDVVQKAANSEAPVIIYGESGTGKELVARAIHQLGRRKNEPFVQFNCAALNEALLESELFGHIKGAFTGAYRHRQGRFEAANRGDIFLDEIGDVPLSVQVKLLRVLETKQFEHVGDHHPISVDVRIITATNKNLEELIAQKKFRDDLFFRINVFPIHLPPLRERSEDIPLLVNTFVRRLRLRTGKKINGLSSAAMDCFMNYRWPGNVRELKSALEYAFVIAEKGLIDRDQLPSNIVEPKPPIPESIRPPLQANSFLEVDEFMISEPNSDEPGEKTALIKALQQCKGNQSQTARVLGINRVTVWNRMKKYGIDLKRVLSI